A single genomic interval of Malania oleifera isolate guangnan ecotype guangnan chromosome 11, ASM2987363v1, whole genome shotgun sequence harbors:
- the LOC131168426 gene encoding auxin response factor 18-like isoform X2 yields the protein MITFMDPKENVKEVEKCLDSQLWHACAGGMVQMPPVNSKVFYFPQGHAEHASGSVEFRNCLQIPAYVACRVSAVKFMADPETDEVYAKIRLLPISGNEPVCDGDGTAGIHGPEGQEKPTSFAKTLTQSDANNGGGFSVPRYCAETIFPRLDYTADPPVQTILAKDVHGETWKFRHIYRGTPRRHLLTTGWSTFVNHKKLVAGDSIVFLRADNGDLCVGIRRAKRGGGASELASGWNPAGGSCTVPYGGFSAFLREDENKVIRNVNGNSPCSNGSLMGKGRVRPESVVEAATHAANRQPFEVVYYPRASTPEFCVKASLVKAALQIRWCSGMRFKMAFETEDSSRISWFMGTISSVRVADPIRWPDSPWRLLQVTWDEPDLLQNVKQVSPWLVELVSNMPHIQLSPFSPPRKKLRLPQHLDFPLDGQLPMPPFSSSLLGHTSPYNCLPENIPAGMQGARHSQYGLSLSDLHLNKLQSSLFPTGYPLFDHAAMLTRSCSSPTIQNPSGNENVSCLLTMGNSTQTPKKPDCAKAPQFLLFGQPILTEQQISLSCSRDTVSPVPTGNSSSEGNSDKVANSSDGSGSALNQHGYPGSSSCEGFQWYKDNRQEIEPNLETGHCKVFMESEDVGRTLDLSLFGSYNELYRRLADMFGVENSEMLSHVLYRDVTGAVKHLGDEPFSDFMKTARRLTILVDSSSDNVGM from the exons ATGATTACATTTATGGACCCAAAAGAGAATGTAAAAGAGGTGGAGAAGTGCTTGGACTCTCAATTATGGCATGCCTGCGCCGGAGGAATGGTGCAAATGCCTCCGGTGAATTCAAAAGTGTTTTACTTCCCTCAGGGCCATGCGGAGCACGCCTCCGGATCGGTGGAATTTAGGAACTGCTTGCAGATTCCGGCGTATGTTGCTTGCAGAGTATCAGCCGTGAAGTTCATGGCAGATCCCGAGACTGATGAAGTTTATGCAAAGATCAGGTTACTACCCATCAGTGGTAATGAGCCTGTTTGTGATGGCGATGGAACTGCAGGGATTCACGGGCCTGAAGGTCAAGAGAAGCCCACATCGTTTGCGAAAACATTGACACAATCTGATGCCAACAATGGCGGAGGGTTCTCTGTTCCCCGCTATTGCGCTGAGACAATCTTTCCCCGGCTGGACTACACCGCTGATCCTCCTGTCCAGACCATCCTGGCCAAGGACGTTCATGGCGAAACATGGAAATTCCGGCACATTTACAGAGGGACACCACGGCGTCATCTTTTGACAACCGGATGGAGCACTTTTGTGAACCATAAGAAGCTGGTGGCAGGGGATTCCATTGTGTTTTTGAGGGCAGACAATGGGGATCTTTGTGTTGGGATCCGCAGGGCAAAGAGAGGCGGGGGTGCGTCGGAATTGGCATCTGGTTGGAATCCAGCCGGTGGAAGTTGCACCGTTCCTTATGGCGGTTTTTCTGCTTTCTTAAGGGAAGATGAGAACAAAGTAATAAGAAATGTGAATGGCAACAGTCCATGCTCCAATGGGAGTTTGATGGGCAAGGGGAGAGTGAGGCCTGAATCTGTTGTTGAAGCTGCAACGCATGCAGCCAATCGGCAACCCTTTGAGGTTGTTTACTATCCTCGAGCAAGCACGCCGGAGTTCTGTGTGAAGGCTTCCTTGGTGAAGGCAGCATTGCAGATCCGTTGGTGTTCAGGAATGAGGTTTAAGATGGCCTTTGAAACAGAGGATTCTTCACGCATTAGCTGGTTCATGGGAACCATATCTTCTGTTCGGGTTGCTGATCCCATCCGCTGGCCTGATTCACCTTGGAGGCTTCTCCAG GTGACATGGGATGAGCCGGATTTGCTTCAGAATGTGAAACAAGTTAGCCCATGGCTGGTGGAATTGGTATCGAACATGCCCCATATCCAACTATCTCCCTTCTCACCACCGAGGAAGAAGTTGAGACTTCCACAACACCTAGATTTTCCCCTAGATGGTCAACTTCCGATGCCACCGTTTTCCAGCAGCCTCCTTGGGCACACCAGCCCTTATAATTGTTTACCCGAGAACATTCCTGCCGGCATGCAGGGAGCCAGGCATTCTCAATATGGTTTATCTTTATCAGATCTCCACCTTAATAAACTGCAGTCGAGTTTGTTTCCCACCGGTTATCCACTATTTGATCATGCTGCTATGCTCACAAGATCTTGCAGTAGCCCGACAATTCAAAACCCTTCTGGCAATGAGAATGTATCTTGCCTGCTAACCATGGGAAATTCTACCCAGACTCCAAAGAAACCTGATTGTGCGAAGGCACCACAATTCTTACTATTTGGTCAACCTATACTAACTGAGCAACAGATATCTCTAAGTTGCTCTAGGGATACAGTCTCTCCCGTTCCTACTGGGAATAGTTCATCAGAAGGGAATTCAGACAAAGTTGCAAATTCTTCTGATGGGTCTGGATCTGCACTTAATCAGCATGGCTACCCGGGGAGCTCATCTTGTGAAGGGTTCCAATGGTATAAAGATAACCGCCAAGAGATTGAGCCCAACTTGGAGACTGGTCACTGCAAAGTTTTCATGGAGTCGGAGGATGTTGGTCGCACCCTTGATCTCTCATTGTTTGGATCATATAATGAACTGTACAGAAGGTTAGCAGACATGTTTGGTGTAGAAAATTCTGAAATGCTAAGCCATGTGCTCTACCGAGATGTCACTGGTGCAGTCAAACATCTCGGAGATGAGCCCTTCAG TGACTTCATGAAAACTGCTAGACGGTTGACGATTCTCGTGGATTCAAGCAGCGACAATGTAGGAatgtag
- the LOC131168426 gene encoding auxin response factor 18-like isoform X1 encodes MITFMDPKENVKEVEKCLDSQLWHACAGGMVQMPPVNSKVFYFPQGHAEHASGSVEFRNCLQIPAYVACRVSAVKFMADPETDEVYAKIRLLPISGNEPVCDGDGTAGIHGPEGQEKPTSFAKTLTQSDANNGGGFSVPRYCAETIFPRLDYTADPPVQTILAKDVHGETWKFRHIYRGTPRRHLLTTGWSTFVNHKKLVAGDSIVFLRADNGDLCVGIRRAKRGGGASELASGWNPAGGSCTVPYGGFSAFLREDENKVIRNVNGNSPCSNGSLMGKGRVRPESVVEAATHAANRQPFEVVYYPRASTPEFCVKASLVKAALQIRWCSGMRFKMAFETEDSSRISWFMGTISSVRVADPIRWPDSPWRLLQVTWDEPDLLQNVKQVSPWLVELVSNMPHIQLSPFSPPRKKLRLPQHLDFPLDGQLPMPPFSSSLLGHTSPYNCLPENIPAGMQGARHSQYGLSLSDLHLNKLQSSLFPTGYPLFDHAAMLTRSCSSPTIQNPSGNENVSCLLTMGNSTQTPKKPDCAKAPQFLLFGQPILTEQQISLSCSRDTVSPVPTGNSSSEGNSDKVANSSDGSGSALNQHGYPGSSSCEGFQWYKDNRQEIEPNLETGHCKVFMESEDVGRTLDLSLFGSYNELYRRLADMFGVENSEMLSHVLYRDVTGAVKHLGDEPFRCDRVVHITFFCISRKYLSSLLELKGIIFVLFIYLFFF; translated from the exons ATGATTACATTTATGGACCCAAAAGAGAATGTAAAAGAGGTGGAGAAGTGCTTGGACTCTCAATTATGGCATGCCTGCGCCGGAGGAATGGTGCAAATGCCTCCGGTGAATTCAAAAGTGTTTTACTTCCCTCAGGGCCATGCGGAGCACGCCTCCGGATCGGTGGAATTTAGGAACTGCTTGCAGATTCCGGCGTATGTTGCTTGCAGAGTATCAGCCGTGAAGTTCATGGCAGATCCCGAGACTGATGAAGTTTATGCAAAGATCAGGTTACTACCCATCAGTGGTAATGAGCCTGTTTGTGATGGCGATGGAACTGCAGGGATTCACGGGCCTGAAGGTCAAGAGAAGCCCACATCGTTTGCGAAAACATTGACACAATCTGATGCCAACAATGGCGGAGGGTTCTCTGTTCCCCGCTATTGCGCTGAGACAATCTTTCCCCGGCTGGACTACACCGCTGATCCTCCTGTCCAGACCATCCTGGCCAAGGACGTTCATGGCGAAACATGGAAATTCCGGCACATTTACAGAGGGACACCACGGCGTCATCTTTTGACAACCGGATGGAGCACTTTTGTGAACCATAAGAAGCTGGTGGCAGGGGATTCCATTGTGTTTTTGAGGGCAGACAATGGGGATCTTTGTGTTGGGATCCGCAGGGCAAAGAGAGGCGGGGGTGCGTCGGAATTGGCATCTGGTTGGAATCCAGCCGGTGGAAGTTGCACCGTTCCTTATGGCGGTTTTTCTGCTTTCTTAAGGGAAGATGAGAACAAAGTAATAAGAAATGTGAATGGCAACAGTCCATGCTCCAATGGGAGTTTGATGGGCAAGGGGAGAGTGAGGCCTGAATCTGTTGTTGAAGCTGCAACGCATGCAGCCAATCGGCAACCCTTTGAGGTTGTTTACTATCCTCGAGCAAGCACGCCGGAGTTCTGTGTGAAGGCTTCCTTGGTGAAGGCAGCATTGCAGATCCGTTGGTGTTCAGGAATGAGGTTTAAGATGGCCTTTGAAACAGAGGATTCTTCACGCATTAGCTGGTTCATGGGAACCATATCTTCTGTTCGGGTTGCTGATCCCATCCGCTGGCCTGATTCACCTTGGAGGCTTCTCCAG GTGACATGGGATGAGCCGGATTTGCTTCAGAATGTGAAACAAGTTAGCCCATGGCTGGTGGAATTGGTATCGAACATGCCCCATATCCAACTATCTCCCTTCTCACCACCGAGGAAGAAGTTGAGACTTCCACAACACCTAGATTTTCCCCTAGATGGTCAACTTCCGATGCCACCGTTTTCCAGCAGCCTCCTTGGGCACACCAGCCCTTATAATTGTTTACCCGAGAACATTCCTGCCGGCATGCAGGGAGCCAGGCATTCTCAATATGGTTTATCTTTATCAGATCTCCACCTTAATAAACTGCAGTCGAGTTTGTTTCCCACCGGTTATCCACTATTTGATCATGCTGCTATGCTCACAAGATCTTGCAGTAGCCCGACAATTCAAAACCCTTCTGGCAATGAGAATGTATCTTGCCTGCTAACCATGGGAAATTCTACCCAGACTCCAAAGAAACCTGATTGTGCGAAGGCACCACAATTCTTACTATTTGGTCAACCTATACTAACTGAGCAACAGATATCTCTAAGTTGCTCTAGGGATACAGTCTCTCCCGTTCCTACTGGGAATAGTTCATCAGAAGGGAATTCAGACAAAGTTGCAAATTCTTCTGATGGGTCTGGATCTGCACTTAATCAGCATGGCTACCCGGGGAGCTCATCTTGTGAAGGGTTCCAATGGTATAAAGATAACCGCCAAGAGATTGAGCCCAACTTGGAGACTGGTCACTGCAAAGTTTTCATGGAGTCGGAGGATGTTGGTCGCACCCTTGATCTCTCATTGTTTGGATCATATAATGAACTGTACAGAAGGTTAGCAGACATGTTTGGTGTAGAAAATTCTGAAATGCTAAGCCATGTGCTCTACCGAGATGTCACTGGTGCAGTCAAACATCTCGGAGATGAGCCCTTCAGGTGTGATCGAGTTGTTCACATTACTTTTTTTTGCATCTCTCGCAAATATCTAAGCAGCTTGTTAGAGCTTAAGGGGATAATCTTtgtcttatttatttatcttttttttttttga
- the LOC131168426 gene encoding auxin response factor 18-like isoform X3: protein MITFMDPKENVKEVEKCLDSQLWHACAGGMVQMPPVNSKVFYFPQGHAEHASGSVEFRNCLQIPAYVACRVSAVKFMADPETDEVYAKIRLLPISGNEPVCDGDGTAGIHGPEGQEKPTSFAKTLTQSDANNGGGFSVPRYCAETIFPRLDYTADPPVQTILAKDVHGETWKFRHIYRGTPRRHLLTTGWSTFVNHKKLVAGDSIVFLRADNGDLCVGIRRAKRGGGASELASGWNPAGGSCTVPYGGFSAFLREDENKVIRNVNGNSPCSNGSLMGKGRVRPESVVEAATHAANRQPFEVVYYPRASTPEFCVKASLVKAALQIRWCSGMRFKMAFETEDSSRISWFMGTISSVRVADPIRWPDSPWRLLQVTWDEPDLLQNVKQVSPWLVELVSNMPHIQLSPFSPPRKKLRLPQHLDFPLDGQLPMPPFSSSLLGHTSPYNCLPENIPAGMQGARHSQYGLSLSDLHLNKLQSSLFPTGYPLFDHAAMLTRSCSSPTIQNPSGNENVSCLLTMGNSTQTPKKPDCAKAPQFLLFGQPILTEQQISLSCSRDTVSPVPTGNSSSEGNSDKVANSSDGSGSALNQHGYPGSSSCEGFQWYKDNRQEIEPNLETGHCKVFMESEDVGRTLDLSLFGSYNELYRSDFMKTARRLTILVDSSSDNVGM, encoded by the exons ATGATTACATTTATGGACCCAAAAGAGAATGTAAAAGAGGTGGAGAAGTGCTTGGACTCTCAATTATGGCATGCCTGCGCCGGAGGAATGGTGCAAATGCCTCCGGTGAATTCAAAAGTGTTTTACTTCCCTCAGGGCCATGCGGAGCACGCCTCCGGATCGGTGGAATTTAGGAACTGCTTGCAGATTCCGGCGTATGTTGCTTGCAGAGTATCAGCCGTGAAGTTCATGGCAGATCCCGAGACTGATGAAGTTTATGCAAAGATCAGGTTACTACCCATCAGTGGTAATGAGCCTGTTTGTGATGGCGATGGAACTGCAGGGATTCACGGGCCTGAAGGTCAAGAGAAGCCCACATCGTTTGCGAAAACATTGACACAATCTGATGCCAACAATGGCGGAGGGTTCTCTGTTCCCCGCTATTGCGCTGAGACAATCTTTCCCCGGCTGGACTACACCGCTGATCCTCCTGTCCAGACCATCCTGGCCAAGGACGTTCATGGCGAAACATGGAAATTCCGGCACATTTACAGAGGGACACCACGGCGTCATCTTTTGACAACCGGATGGAGCACTTTTGTGAACCATAAGAAGCTGGTGGCAGGGGATTCCATTGTGTTTTTGAGGGCAGACAATGGGGATCTTTGTGTTGGGATCCGCAGGGCAAAGAGAGGCGGGGGTGCGTCGGAATTGGCATCTGGTTGGAATCCAGCCGGTGGAAGTTGCACCGTTCCTTATGGCGGTTTTTCTGCTTTCTTAAGGGAAGATGAGAACAAAGTAATAAGAAATGTGAATGGCAACAGTCCATGCTCCAATGGGAGTTTGATGGGCAAGGGGAGAGTGAGGCCTGAATCTGTTGTTGAAGCTGCAACGCATGCAGCCAATCGGCAACCCTTTGAGGTTGTTTACTATCCTCGAGCAAGCACGCCGGAGTTCTGTGTGAAGGCTTCCTTGGTGAAGGCAGCATTGCAGATCCGTTGGTGTTCAGGAATGAGGTTTAAGATGGCCTTTGAAACAGAGGATTCTTCACGCATTAGCTGGTTCATGGGAACCATATCTTCTGTTCGGGTTGCTGATCCCATCCGCTGGCCTGATTCACCTTGGAGGCTTCTCCAG GTGACATGGGATGAGCCGGATTTGCTTCAGAATGTGAAACAAGTTAGCCCATGGCTGGTGGAATTGGTATCGAACATGCCCCATATCCAACTATCTCCCTTCTCACCACCGAGGAAGAAGTTGAGACTTCCACAACACCTAGATTTTCCCCTAGATGGTCAACTTCCGATGCCACCGTTTTCCAGCAGCCTCCTTGGGCACACCAGCCCTTATAATTGTTTACCCGAGAACATTCCTGCCGGCATGCAGGGAGCCAGGCATTCTCAATATGGTTTATCTTTATCAGATCTCCACCTTAATAAACTGCAGTCGAGTTTGTTTCCCACCGGTTATCCACTATTTGATCATGCTGCTATGCTCACAAGATCTTGCAGTAGCCCGACAATTCAAAACCCTTCTGGCAATGAGAATGTATCTTGCCTGCTAACCATGGGAAATTCTACCCAGACTCCAAAGAAACCTGATTGTGCGAAGGCACCACAATTCTTACTATTTGGTCAACCTATACTAACTGAGCAACAGATATCTCTAAGTTGCTCTAGGGATACAGTCTCTCCCGTTCCTACTGGGAATAGTTCATCAGAAGGGAATTCAGACAAAGTTGCAAATTCTTCTGATGGGTCTGGATCTGCACTTAATCAGCATGGCTACCCGGGGAGCTCATCTTGTGAAGGGTTCCAATGGTATAAAGATAACCGCCAAGAGATTGAGCCCAACTTGGAGACTGGTCACTGCAAAGTTTTCATGGAGTCGGAGGATGTTGGTCGCACCCTTGATCTCTCATTGTTTGGATCATATAATGAACTGTACAGAAG TGACTTCATGAAAACTGCTAGACGGTTGACGATTCTCGTGGATTCAAGCAGCGACAATGTAGGAatgtag